One stretch of Chitinophaga pendula DNA includes these proteins:
- a CDS encoding condensation domain-containing protein, which translates to MTFQHKLNECLQANPHNIAIRQDGSEITYAGIVSVTRRITNFLLRELSEELIPVGVFCTDRIEIITAAIGICNARCIFVPLDPNWPAKRLERIFDDLNLRYVITADESGYLDNIGEEAELTRFVWKDIVATASSEDAYTVEYPKYDPNDSLYIYFTSGTTGLPKGIVGKNASLLHFLDWEISAFGIDKPLNFSQFISPYFDAFLRDVFVPLFTGGTICIPTYEGQLFPAEQLSGWVNKCNIGFIHCVPSLFRTINTEELTADDYSSLKYVLLSGEKIIPGELKNWYKVFGSRIQLVNLYGATETTMIRSFYRILPADAEKAKIPVGKPISDTDLLILTSDFKVCSTLMPGDLYVVSAYMSKGYLNNSELTNSRFFSVNIAGRGETAVFKTGDKARKLADGNIDLIGREDRQVKLRGIRVELDAVEYLLCQSPFIQNAVVVKEEAGDTEFLKAFVVIKDKTLSGDIYSLLNSHLSEEVPDYMIPSELRVVDEFPLLGNGKIDIKALQNIKSVSTVEPPANHTEQKVLLIWKELLGDKELSVLDEFLRVGGNSIAIMSLIAKISKEFGVKIALSDVFKNMTVRRQADFIRSAAKDSDMQISKAIEKEYYNTSSSQARMYYNHKLNPGDRAYNLPMAVELIGLCEVDRLQHVIRALVNRHESLRTIFRLERGVLMQQIAENVEINIEELAFEDQDVDNIVASFIRPFDLDGHPLFRCALACGKGGRKVFVIDIHHIICDGLSQVILEMDFLRIYNREILPVLDYQYKDYAAWEFKYRQSENYKELRSYWINMFKDEVPRLQLPSLGNTTEMLQEGGEIMFEIEKSVINKISDKVCTGNTTLSSMLLSLYYIYLYKITGKKDIVIGVATSGRIQYQVENVVGMFVKTLPIRLEVNADVNYKEWLTDLHTTLVSAFDRQLCDLTDVISDLNSTGGMPVINLFETMFTFQNFEKEGVFAHNDYFREYHIATPAPKFPLSLIITEQGNVFSFRIEYSFSYFMPADMKVLAGIFKDLIFKVSNDTNATISSFITESAIGTLLDAEDISFNF; encoded by the coding sequence ATGACTTTCCAGCATAAGCTAAACGAGTGCCTGCAAGCTAATCCTCACAACATTGCTATCAGACAGGATGGCAGCGAGATTACCTATGCGGGGATAGTGTCGGTAACGCGAAGGATAACCAACTTTTTACTACGGGAATTGTCAGAAGAACTCATTCCTGTGGGCGTATTCTGCACAGATCGTATTGAGATTATCACTGCTGCTATCGGTATCTGTAATGCCCGTTGCATATTTGTGCCGTTGGATCCCAACTGGCCGGCAAAAAGATTGGAGAGAATATTCGATGATCTGAATCTGAGATATGTAATTACTGCTGATGAAAGCGGGTACTTGGATAACATTGGTGAGGAGGCAGAACTAACCCGCTTTGTATGGAAGGATATCGTAGCAACTGCATCTTCAGAAGATGCATACACTGTGGAATATCCAAAGTATGATCCTAATGATAGTTTGTACATTTATTTCACTTCTGGTACAACAGGGCTTCCCAAAGGAATAGTGGGTAAAAATGCTAGTCTGCTGCACTTTCTGGATTGGGAAATATCGGCATTTGGTATTGATAAACCGTTGAATTTTAGCCAGTTCATTAGCCCATATTTCGATGCTTTTTTGAGAGATGTCTTTGTTCCGCTATTTACAGGCGGGACTATCTGTATACCTACTTATGAAGGACAATTATTTCCGGCTGAGCAGTTGTCTGGATGGGTAAATAAATGCAATATCGGTTTCATTCATTGTGTGCCGAGTTTGTTTAGAACTATCAATACGGAAGAGCTAACAGCGGATGATTATTCCTCGCTGAAATATGTGTTACTGTCAGGAGAAAAAATCATACCAGGGGAATTGAAGAACTGGTATAAAGTATTCGGATCTAGAATACAATTGGTTAACCTATATGGCGCTACAGAAACTACCATGATCCGGTCGTTTTACAGGATATTACCAGCTGATGCGGAAAAGGCGAAGATACCTGTAGGTAAACCTATATCAGATACAGATTTACTCATATTGACCAGTGATTTTAAGGTGTGTAGTACGCTCATGCCAGGAGACCTGTATGTCGTTTCTGCATATATGTCGAAGGGGTACTTAAATAATAGTGAACTTACTAATAGCCGGTTCTTTTCGGTAAATATTGCGGGGCGTGGAGAGACAGCAGTCTTTAAAACAGGAGACAAGGCAAGAAAACTGGCTGATGGTAATATAGATCTTATAGGCAGGGAAGACAGGCAAGTGAAATTAAGAGGTATTCGTGTCGAGCTGGATGCAGTGGAGTACCTATTATGCCAGTCACCTTTTATACAGAATGCGGTTGTTGTAAAAGAAGAGGCGGGAGATACAGAGTTTCTAAAGGCCTTTGTTGTTATTAAGGACAAAACGTTGTCCGGTGATATCTATTCCTTATTGAATAGCCATCTCTCAGAAGAGGTGCCCGATTATATGATACCTTCTGAATTGAGGGTAGTAGACGAATTTCCTTTGCTGGGTAACGGCAAGATCGATATTAAGGCGTTGCAAAATATCAAAAGTGTTTCCACGGTTGAGCCACCGGCTAATCATACGGAACAAAAGGTGCTGTTGATTTGGAAAGAGCTATTGGGAGATAAGGAATTGTCTGTGTTGGACGAATTCCTTCGGGTAGGAGGGAATTCTATTGCCATTATGAGCCTGATTGCGAAGATCAGTAAGGAGTTTGGTGTGAAGATAGCACTAAGTGACGTTTTTAAAAATATGACCGTCCGCAGGCAAGCAGATTTTATCCGAAGCGCAGCGAAGGATTCGGATATGCAAATATCAAAAGCGATAGAGAAGGAATACTATAACACATCCTCTTCCCAGGCGAGAATGTATTATAACCATAAACTGAACCCGGGAGATCGTGCCTACAATTTACCAATGGCCGTAGAGTTAATTGGTCTGTGTGAAGTTGATAGGCTGCAGCATGTAATCAGGGCACTCGTAAACAGGCATGAAAGTCTGAGAACGATATTCAGATTAGAGAGAGGGGTGTTGATGCAGCAGATAGCGGAAAATGTTGAAATAAATATAGAGGAATTAGCATTTGAAGATCAGGATGTTGATAATATAGTTGCCTCGTTTATCAGACCTTTTGATCTCGATGGACATCCATTATTCCGCTGTGCATTGGCTTGTGGAAAAGGTGGACGTAAAGTATTTGTGATCGATATTCATCATATTATCTGCGACGGCCTGTCACAAGTTATCCTAGAAATGGATTTCCTCCGGATTTACAACAGAGAAATTTTACCGGTATTAGATTATCAATATAAGGATTATGCAGCCTGGGAATTTAAATATCGCCAGTCTGAGAACTATAAAGAACTTCGCTCTTACTGGATAAATATGTTTAAGGACGAGGTGCCTCGTTTGCAATTACCTTCCTTGGGAAATACCACTGAAATGTTGCAGGAGGGTGGAGAGATAATGTTCGAGATTGAAAAGTCGGTTATAAATAAAATATCCGACAAGGTTTGTACTGGGAATACCACTTTGTCATCCATGTTACTCTCATTGTATTATATATATCTATATAAAATAACAGGAAAGAAAGATATAGTAATAGGAGTAGCTACTTCAGGCAGGATCCAGTATCAGGTGGAGAATGTAGTAGGAATGTTTGTCAAGACATTACCCATTCGTTTAGAAGTAAATGCTGATGTCAATTATAAAGAATGGTTGACAGATTTACATACTACGTTGGTAAGTGCATTCGACAGGCAGTTGTGTGACCTCACAGACGTTATCAGCGATCTGAATTCGACCGGCGGTATGCCAGTTATTAATTTGTTTGAAACAATGTTCACTTTCCAGAATTTTGAAAAGGAAGGTGTTTTTGCCCATAATGACTACTTTAGAGAATATCACATAGCGACCCCTGCTCCAAAATTCCCGCTGTCTTTAATTATTACAGAACAGGGTAACGTATTCTCGTTCCGCATAGAATATTCGTTTTCTTATTTCATGCCCGCAGATATGAAAGTGCTTGCTGGCATTTTTAAAGACCTCATATTTAAGGTGAGCAATGATACAAATGCCACCATATCGTCATTTATTACTGAAAGTGCCATAGGTACTTTGCTGGATGCAGAGGATATTTCATTCAACTTTTAA